A DNA window from Gammaproteobacteria bacterium contains the following coding sequences:
- the argS gene encoding arginine--tRNA ligase translates to MKQHLEQLLTAAVHGLRAGGGLPADVDIAIQLERTRDRAHGDFASNVALTLAKTAKARPRDIAEKIVQALPGSPLLDRVEIAGPGFINFHLSPAAYHRVVGDVLEQGARFGRSDLGADRSIQVEFVSANPTGPLHVGHGRGAAYGAAVADLLEAVGYRVHREYYVNDAGRQMDILAASVYLRYLELCGEELTFPSNGYKGDYVWDIAATLHRTHGDTLRHSTTEMFTGVPADAGQGPAGGGDKEEHIDALIARTRTLLGPGRYRELFDLGLNTILDDIRRDLSEFGVEYAEWFSERSLTEDGTVARTLERLQDSGHVYEQDGALWFRSTDYGDEKDRVVVRDNGQTTYFASDIAYHMNKMERGYTRVIDVWGADHHGYVPRVKAALAAIGDDPARLDVLLVQFAILYRGGEKVQMSTRSGEFVTLRELRQEVGNDACRFFYVMRKCEQHLDFDLDLAKSQSADNPVYYIQYAHARVKSVVRALGEKGLRWDPAEGAAHLQRLTAAHETALLVSLARYPEVIESAAIHHEPHQLAQYLRELAHDFHTYYNAHQFLVDDSVLRNARLNLIQATRQVLANGLGLLGVSAPDSM, encoded by the coding sequence ATGAAGCAGCATCTCGAACAGCTCCTCACCGCCGCCGTGCATGGCCTGCGGGCGGGCGGCGGCCTGCCCGCGGACGTGGACATCGCGATTCAGCTCGAGCGGACCCGCGACCGCGCCCACGGGGACTTCGCCAGCAACGTGGCGCTGACGCTCGCCAAGACCGCCAAGGCCAGGCCGCGCGACATCGCCGAGAAGATCGTCCAGGCCCTGCCGGGCTCGCCGCTGCTCGACCGGGTCGAGATCGCCGGGCCCGGCTTCATCAATTTCCACCTGAGCCCGGCAGCCTACCACCGCGTCGTCGGCGACGTGCTGGAACAGGGGGCGCGCTTCGGGCGCAGCGACCTGGGCGCGGACCGTTCCATCCAGGTCGAGTTCGTCTCCGCCAACCCGACCGGCCCGCTGCACGTCGGCCACGGCCGCGGTGCCGCCTACGGTGCGGCGGTCGCGGACCTGCTCGAGGCGGTGGGCTACCGCGTGCACCGCGAATACTATGTGAATGACGCCGGCCGGCAGATGGACATCCTCGCCGCCAGCGTCTATCTGCGCTATCTGGAGCTGTGCGGTGAGGAACTCACCTTCCCGAGCAACGGCTATAAGGGCGATTATGTCTGGGACATCGCCGCGACCCTGCACCGCACCCACGGCGACACGCTGCGCCACAGCACGACCGAGATGTTTACCGGCGTGCCCGCCGATGCGGGCCAGGGCCCCGCTGGCGGCGGCGACAAGGAAGAACATATCGATGCGCTGATCGCGCGTACACGCACGCTGCTCGGCCCCGGGCGCTATCGTGAGCTGTTCGATCTCGGCCTGAACACCATCCTCGACGACATCCGCCGTGACCTGTCCGAGTTCGGCGTGGAATACGCCGAATGGTTCTCCGAGCGTTCGCTGACGGAGGACGGCACGGTGGCGCGCACCCTCGAACGGCTGCAGGACAGCGGCCATGTCTATGAGCAGGACGGCGCGCTGTGGTTCCGCTCCACCGACTACGGTGACGAGAAGGACCGCGTGGTGGTGCGCGACAACGGCCAGACGACCTATTTCGCCTCCGACATCGCCTATCACATGAACAAGATGGAGCGCGGCTACACGCGCGTCATCGACGTGTGGGGCGCCGACCACCACGGCTACGTGCCGCGCGTGAAGGCCGCGCTTGCGGCCATCGGTGACGACCCGGCCAGGCTCGATGTGCTGCTGGTGCAGTTCGCGATCCTGTACCGCGGTGGTGAGAAAGTGCAGATGTCGACACGCTCCGGCGAGTTCGTCACCCTGCGCGAGCTGCGCCAGGAGGTCGGCAACGATGCCTGCCGGTTCTTCTACGTGATGCGCAAGTGTGAGCAACACCTGGATTTCGACCTGGATCTGGCCAAATCGCAGTCGGCCGACAACCCTGTCTACTATATTCAGTACGCGCACGCGCGGGTGAAGAGCGTGGTGCGGGCGCTGGGTGAGAAGGGTCTGCGCTGGGATCCGGCCGAAGGTGCTGCCCACCTGCAGCGGCTGACCGCGGCGCACGAAACGGCGCTGCTGGTCAGTCTGGCGCGTTATCCGGAAGTGATCGAGAGCGCCGCCATCCATCACGAGCCGCACCAGCTCGCCCAGTATTTGCGCGAACTGGCCCACGACTTCCACACCTACTACAACGCCCATCAGTTCCTGGTCGACGACAGCGTGCTGCGCAATGCGCGCCTGAACCTGATCCAGGCGACACGCCAGGTACTGGCCAACGGCCTGGGCCTGCTGGGCGTCTCCGCGCCCGACAGCATGTAG